In bacterium, the following proteins share a genomic window:
- a CDS encoding phosphotransferase, producing MLDARYWMLDARCSMLDARCSMLDAGCWMLDARCSILDAGKGSSALSR from the coding sequence ATGCTGGATGCTCGATACTGGATGCTCGATGCTCGATGCTCGATGCTCGATGCTCGATGCTCGATGCTCGATGCTGGATGCTGGATGCTGGATGCTCGATGCTCGATACTCGATGCTGGTAAAGGATCTAGTGCCTTGTCACGTTAG